One genomic window of Tribolium castaneum strain GA2 chromosome 10, icTriCast1.1, whole genome shotgun sequence includes the following:
- the LOC656230 gene encoding protein shifted isoform X2, translating to MLLKIIAMLKLLVFAFLLTVTRVSSRNDPKNDPRNNGDLALWIDEKQVKMFSGMSMEIYAIVNGNVLPYILDPNFEKYLPVIPSEVSYVNFTWKAGMKKYYYNFDRLQSFDESILEAPVISIKTKGRVPKRPKEFSILLPCLGNSSGVAPFGIGLLIESRKGKPLNGTPLRLKLRKECSQRNPDPECDKKCANQGWCNNEKICQCSEGYMGQYCQTALCYPQCMNGGNCTSPGICSCPPGFQGRHCEGGICGEKCLNGGKCVQKDTCECSKGYYGPHCEYSKCIIPCLNGGKCRGINKCRCPQGFRGDHCEIGKAKPHRSSCKLACKHGTCVDNTCVCDPGWYGRLCHHMTM from the exons aTGTTGCTGAAGATAATTGCAATGTTGAAATTGCTGGTTTTCGCCTTTCTACTGACTGTAACTCGTGTCTCATCCCGCAATGACCCTAAAAACGACCCCCGAAATAACGGGGACCTAGCCCTATGGATTGACGAGAAACAGGTCAAAATGTTCAGTG GTATGTCGATGGAAATCTACGCAATTGTGAATGGCAATGTACTGCCATACATATTAGATCCGAACTTTGAAAAATACTTACCAGTCATACCTTCTGAAGTTAGTTATGTTAATTTTACTTGGAAAGCAGGGATGAagaagtattattataattttgatCGATTACAGTCATTTGATGAGAGTATTTTAGAAGCTCCAGTGAtatcaattaaaacaaaaggAAGAGTGCCGAAACGGCCTAAAGAATTTAGTATTTTATTGCCATGTTTAGGGAACAGTTCAGGGGTTGCCCCCTTTGGAATAGGGCTTTTGATTGAAAGTAGAAAGGGAAAACCTCTCAATGGGACGCCTTTGCGTCTCAAACTACGTAAAGAATGTTCCCAGAGaa atCCTGACCCTGAGtgtgataaaaaatgtgcCAACCAAGGCTGGTGCAATAACGAAAAAATTTGTCAATGCTCAGAAGGGTACATGGGACAGTACTGTCAAACTGCACTGTGCTATCCGCAGTGCATGAACGGCGGAAACTGCACTTCTCCTGGCATTTGCAGCTGCCCCCCGGGATTCCAAGGCAGACACTGCGAAGGAG GTATTTGCGGCGAGAAGTGCCTGAACGGCGGGAAGTGCGTCCAGAAAGACACCTGCGAGTGCTCCAAAGGCTACTACGGGCCCCACTGCGAATATT CCAAATGCATCATCCCTTGCCTCAACGGCGGGAAATGCCGCGGCATCAACAAATGCCGATGTCCCCAAGGATTCCGCGGCGACCATTGCGAAATTGGCAAGGCAAAACCGCACAGAAGCAGCTGCAAACTGGCCTGCAAACACGGCACCTGTGTGGACAACACGTGCGTTTGCGACCCGGGATGGTACGGACGACTTTGCCATCACA TGACAATGTAA
- the LOC656230 gene encoding protein shifted isoform X1 has product MLLKIIAMLKLLVFAFLLTVTRVSSRNDPKNDPRNNGDLALWIDEKQVKMFSGMSMEIYAIVNGNVLPYILDPNFEKYLPVIPSEVSYVNFTWKAGMKKYYYNFDRLQSFDESILEAPVISIKTKGRVPKRPKEFSILLPCLGNSSGVAPFGIGLLIESRKGKPLNGTPLRLKLRKECSQRSNNIKNVLYSYKELKIIDPDPECDKKCANQGWCNNEKICQCSEGYMGQYCQTALCYPQCMNGGNCTSPGICSCPPGFQGRHCEGGICGEKCLNGGKCVQKDTCECSKGYYGPHCEYSKCIIPCLNGGKCRGINKCRCPQGFRGDHCEIGKAKPHRSSCKLACKHGTCVDNTCVCDPGWYGRLCHHMTM; this is encoded by the exons aTGTTGCTGAAGATAATTGCAATGTTGAAATTGCTGGTTTTCGCCTTTCTACTGACTGTAACTCGTGTCTCATCCCGCAATGACCCTAAAAACGACCCCCGAAATAACGGGGACCTAGCCCTATGGATTGACGAGAAACAGGTCAAAATGTTCAGTG GTATGTCGATGGAAATCTACGCAATTGTGAATGGCAATGTACTGCCATACATATTAGATCCGAACTTTGAAAAATACTTACCAGTCATACCTTCTGAAGTTAGTTATGTTAATTTTACTTGGAAAGCAGGGATGAagaagtattattataattttgatCGATTACAGTCATTTGATGAGAGTATTTTAGAAGCTCCAGTGAtatcaattaaaacaaaaggAAGAGTGCCGAAACGGCCTAAAGAATTTAGTATTTTATTGCCATGTTTAGGGAACAGTTCAGGGGTTGCCCCCTTTGGAATAGGGCTTTTGATTGAAAGTAGAAAGGGAAAACCTCTCAATGGGACGCCTTTGCGTCTCAAACTACGTAAAGAATGTTCCCAGAGaagtaataacataaaaaatgtcttatacagttataaagaattaaaaattatagatCCTGACCCTGAGtgtgataaaaaatgtgcCAACCAAGGCTGGTGCAATAACGAAAAAATTTGTCAATGCTCAGAAGGGTACATGGGACAGTACTGTCAAACTGCACTGTGCTATCCGCAGTGCATGAACGGCGGAAACTGCACTTCTCCTGGCATTTGCAGCTGCCCCCCGGGATTCCAAGGCAGACACTGCGAAGGAG GTATTTGCGGCGAGAAGTGCCTGAACGGCGGGAAGTGCGTCCAGAAAGACACCTGCGAGTGCTCCAAAGGCTACTACGGGCCCCACTGCGAATATT CCAAATGCATCATCCCTTGCCTCAACGGCGGGAAATGCCGCGGCATCAACAAATGCCGATGTCCCCAAGGATTCCGCGGCGACCATTGCGAAATTGGCAAGGCAAAACCGCACAGAAGCAGCTGCAAACTGGCCTGCAAACACGGCACCTGTGTGGACAACACGTGCGTTTGCGACCCGGGATGGTACGGACGACTTTGCCATCACA TGACAATGTAA